One genomic segment of Erythrolamprus reginae isolate rEryReg1 chromosome 2, rEryReg1.hap1, whole genome shotgun sequence includes these proteins:
- the HAO2 gene encoding 2-Hydroxyacid oxidase 2 isoform X2: MTLVCLSDFEAYAKKHLAKPIWDFFAAGADECYTRDDNLMAYKRIYLRPRVLRDVSAIDPRTTILGSEIDFPVGIAPSGFHGLACPDGEQSTARAAEAMNTCYITSTYSNFSVEEIVAAAPTGLRWFQLYLHRKRTFSEQLVRRVNALGFQALVLTVDVPYTGKRRNDIRNNYQFLKSVQLKNFKGAFEDEDQTEYGLPPGSIDPSINWNDITWLQNLTHLPIIIKGILTKEDAELAVRHGVQGIIVSNHGGRQLDGVLPTIAALAEVVTAVQGKIEVYLDGGIRTGNDVLKALALGAKCVFIGRPTVWGLAYKGKEGLQEVLKILKDEFCLSMALTGCKNVSEIGRHLIQYSKL; the protein is encoded by the exons ATGACTCTTGTCTGTTTGTCAGATTTTGAAGCATATGCCAAAAAGCATCTTGCCAAGCCTATCTGGGACTTTTTTGCAGCAGGTGCTGATGAATGTTATACGCGGGATGACAATCTCATGGCATATAAAAG AATCTATTTGCGGCCACGTGTGCTACGGGATGTGTCGGCAATAGACCCAAGGACCACGATTCTTGGCTCTGAAATTGATTTCCCAGTGGGGATTGCTCCCTCTGGCTTCCACGGTTTGGCCTGTCCTGATGGAGAGCAGAGCACAGCTCGAG CGGCAGAAGCTATGAATACCTGCTACATAACCAGCACATATTCTAATTTCTCTGTGGAAGAAATTGTTGCCGCCGCACCTACTGGTTTACGGTGGTTCCAACTCTACCTCCATCGGAAGAGGACCTTCTCAGAGCAGCTGGTACGACGGGTTAATGCATTGGGATTCCAGGCCCTGGTGCTCACAGTTGACGTGCCCTACACTGGCAAGAGGCGGAATGACATTCGCAACAACTACCAGTTCTTGAAATCCGTCCAACTGAAGAACTTTAAAGGTGCTTTTGAG gaTGAAGACCAAACTGAATACGGCCTGCCCCCTGGATCCATAGACCCATCTATCAATTGGAATGACATCACATGGCTACAAAATCTGACCCATCTGCCAATCATCATCAAGGGGATTCTGACAAAGGAAGATGCTGAGCTAGCTGTGAGACATGGGGTTCAAGGGATTATTGTATCCAATCATGGAGGAAGACAGCTAGATGGAGTCCTTCCTACT ATTGCTGCTCTGGCTGAAGTTGTTACTGCAGTGCAAGGCAAAATCGAAGTTTATTTGGATGGTGGAATACGAACAGGGAATGATGTACTGAAAGCATTGGCACTTGGAGCAAAATGTGTCTTCATCGGCAGACCCACAGTATGGGGTTTGGCCTATAAG GGTAAAGAAGGACTTCAAGAAGTTTTGAAGATTTTAAAAGACGAATTTTGTCTGTCAATGGCTCTCACCG GCTGTAAAAATGTCTCAGAAATTGGCCGGCATCTTATTCAGTATTCCAAATTGTAA
- the HAO2 gene encoding 2-Hydroxyacid oxidase 2 isoform X1, which translates to MTKHFQNRILLKIPAGANSLTCGYSGVKNFEAYAKKHLAKPIWDFFAAGADECYTRDDNLMAYKRIYLRPRVLRDVSAIDPRTTILGSEIDFPVGIAPSGFHGLACPDGEQSTARAAEAMNTCYITSTYSNFSVEEIVAAAPTGLRWFQLYLHRKRTFSEQLVRRVNALGFQALVLTVDVPYTGKRRNDIRNNYQFLKSVQLKNFKGAFEDEDQTEYGLPPGSIDPSINWNDITWLQNLTHLPIIIKGILTKEDAELAVRHGVQGIIVSNHGGRQLDGVLPTIAALAEVVTAVQGKIEVYLDGGIRTGNDVLKALALGAKCVFIGRPTVWGLAYKGKEGLQEVLKILKDEFCLSMALTGCKNVSEIGRHLIQYSKL; encoded by the exons ATTTTGAAGCATATGCCAAAAAGCATCTTGCCAAGCCTATCTGGGACTTTTTTGCAGCAGGTGCTGATGAATGTTATACGCGGGATGACAATCTCATGGCATATAAAAG AATCTATTTGCGGCCACGTGTGCTACGGGATGTGTCGGCAATAGACCCAAGGACCACGATTCTTGGCTCTGAAATTGATTTCCCAGTGGGGATTGCTCCCTCTGGCTTCCACGGTTTGGCCTGTCCTGATGGAGAGCAGAGCACAGCTCGAG CGGCAGAAGCTATGAATACCTGCTACATAACCAGCACATATTCTAATTTCTCTGTGGAAGAAATTGTTGCCGCCGCACCTACTGGTTTACGGTGGTTCCAACTCTACCTCCATCGGAAGAGGACCTTCTCAGAGCAGCTGGTACGACGGGTTAATGCATTGGGATTCCAGGCCCTGGTGCTCACAGTTGACGTGCCCTACACTGGCAAGAGGCGGAATGACATTCGCAACAACTACCAGTTCTTGAAATCCGTCCAACTGAAGAACTTTAAAGGTGCTTTTGAG gaTGAAGACCAAACTGAATACGGCCTGCCCCCTGGATCCATAGACCCATCTATCAATTGGAATGACATCACATGGCTACAAAATCTGACCCATCTGCCAATCATCATCAAGGGGATTCTGACAAAGGAAGATGCTGAGCTAGCTGTGAGACATGGGGTTCAAGGGATTATTGTATCCAATCATGGAGGAAGACAGCTAGATGGAGTCCTTCCTACT ATTGCTGCTCTGGCTGAAGTTGTTACTGCAGTGCAAGGCAAAATCGAAGTTTATTTGGATGGTGGAATACGAACAGGGAATGATGTACTGAAAGCATTGGCACTTGGAGCAAAATGTGTCTTCATCGGCAGACCCACAGTATGGGGTTTGGCCTATAAG GGTAAAGAAGGACTTCAAGAAGTTTTGAAGATTTTAAAAGACGAATTTTGTCTGTCAATGGCTCTCACCG GCTGTAAAAATGTCTCAGAAATTGGCCGGCATCTTATTCAGTATTCCAAATTGTAA